Below is a genomic region from Papilio machaon chromosome 19, ilPapMach1.1, whole genome shotgun sequence.
ACTTGCTAGCGATTGCTTTTTTGCCACCttctagaataaaaaaatatgtaatttgttttaatataaacttatgcacattcttttatataaaaactaattgatagaaaatgaagttttaaaaatatctacattCTACTAAAATTTTACTCATCTTACTGTTGGTTAAATTGtagaaatctttaaaaatcaattttagtaTTGCTGTGAACGTTAAATGTTTcgtttgttgtaataaatacttcttaatcaataaataatgtaaaaaaacaaatttaagaaGTTAAAACTTCACGAGTTCTTGCGTAGTACGTATAGGTCCATAGTTACTATAGTAATTTTCATTCGTCtatgtaactaaaaaaattgttctacGTATTTTAGCAATGTCTTTGTAAACAATGTTGTAAACGTGTCGTGTCTGGTGTGTTATAGGTCTGCATCAGTCTACATATATGTATGGCTTATCTTTAATgaatgtattgtttttaacgCCTGTGATACTCTTCAATGTAGCTTACTTCCAAGATTGTATTGTATtgcttcaaaattatttaaattaataaaattatttcactgtgtacaattcatttcaaatttttatacgTAGTTCTCTAAACAAAACAGCAACGaggatatctatatatataaaagaaagtgttagttacactatttataagtcaacattggtcgaactgatttatctgaaaattgatggggaggtagcttagaactaggagacggacataggaacttttttatcttgtgtgcatttttttattccgcgcggacgaagtcgcgggtaaaagctagtttctaataaaaaagacCCTACACTAAGACGCTACTACTTCTAGAGGTTATTCGAAAAtaagatgtaaaaaatatgcttAGAGGAAGCGCTTCTGAAATAGTAAATAAGAAGCATTTGAACTTTACATAACTAACCTATATAAGAAaccttgataaataaaaatactttgatcTTTATACGTTTGACGAACAGATAATTTGGGTCTgattttgtagaaaaaaatcccattttttttctggattaaaaataaattaggagGAGCATTAGTTAAATGTTAGCACTTATGCTATAAGTTATTCTAAAATCTTATAAGGCCAAGGAAACACGATACTGGTAAAACTGCAGCCTGATGTGGAAACAGTGCTGTGACTGCCGTTGAAAGCAAACTTCgactgcgcggaattaaaaagatggctggatgtttgttagaaggtaaatgcagaacggctcaaaggatctcgatgaaatttgtcacagatgtaaaaaatattctggaagaaaacataggctacctatGATCCCGGAAATACGTTTGATTCCCATTTTTTATTCGATAACTCTGgagcagaataaaaaatgtttgaattttgaagaaataatgaaataatacgaTAGTAGTTTAGTAGGATCATATAATAAGAGAAtgccataaatatttataaatctattgtAAACCGCGCTTTTAAACCTTTCCTTTACAATCTTTACAAAGCTTAGTTCATCTAATATTTAGCATCTTATTggagtttaaatttttatcatttttttttagataaatataatttgttgcaaaataaatttactacatattcaaaaatttttatttgagcaTTCTTCATTTGGGGTATTTCATTGTAGTTGACTTCCAAACGTTTACCGTAAAATGAAATGGAACgtaatctgaaaaaaaaaaagaataggCTACTAAGATTTGTTGTGTTTGACAATTTGACAAGTTAATTAATCGCGAGATCGCGACTTTACTCAAACcgtgatattttattagtagtaaaacaaaataataatgttcttGTGAATATATAATGGCAAATATAGATCAAACTCATTGTAGATTCTGTGCCGAAACAAAAGCATCCAACAAACTGATAAATCTTGTTAAAGATAGAGAAAAATATGAAGAAATATTGCATAAACTGACCGTCTTGAATGCAGTTTATGttgatttttctaataataataacaaccTATTACCCAAGACTATTTGCTTAGTGTGTTACGAATctttaaataaagcaatagATTTTCTCGAAAAGGTGAAACGATCGCAGGAAgtattgataaatttattcataaccAATGACTGCACAAAGACAGATATATCTGACGATGATAGAATGGGTTTCGATGACTACGGTTTACCAGAATCAGTTGGGGAAACTTCACCATTAATTAAACAGGAAGTAAGTTACCCAGAAAATGCAaaagtagttttaaatttggataacATTACTTATAATGTTTTGGAAGTCAAAGAAGAACTGAAGGTGGAAGAAACAGATAAGGCTCCAGAAAATGTCAGTGAAAGTCCGTCCAATGTAGAGTTCGACAACACTCTTAATGTTCAAGACCTGCTTGGGGCGACGATATGCAATGTGCCATATGAGTCCGATTTAACAATATATGCTAAAGAGGTGACTGATACAAGGAAGAGAATAGTCCCTTTGTGGAAAGACTACCCATGGATATGTGCACACTGCAATATGGAGTTCCTTGATTTACCATCATTACGATCTCATTCCAAAATAGCTCATGGCAAATGTAACGCTTTTGTATGTTTTGATTGTAAGAGCTATGTGAAAAGTGATTTTGAATCCTTTTTAAAGCATGTGCGTAGACACAGGAGAAGATTAAGGTAGAGCATATTTCCtatttttgttgataaataacataattaaacacTAATTGGTTTATCTTATTGTAAAAtgcaatagtaaaaaatatttgttcagtCTACATCTAAATTCTTTATCAGATAATAAGATAAGACatcattttgtatttcttgAAATGTTCATAACTCAAAGGCATATTTCCATAATAAATAGTGGaataacttacaaaatatatatttttttcaacaatatcttttgaaccaaattcaaacttttttacatccataccaaatttcatcaaaatccatgCAGCCCTTCTGGatataccttttaacaaagtaacaaccattaaaaagataaagtttacacataatttacatatttagttCATATAATATTGCAATTTGTTTTCATTCCAGAAAAAGATGCCACTACTGTGATGCATACATGTCAGAAGATTTATTAAGTACTCATGTTGCACAACATCTTGTTAAATTACAAGTCCCTTGTGACCTCTGCGGGGAGATTTTGAAGAATGAAGAGGCATTACAAAAGCATTTAGGTGATTACAATTCTATGAAACCAAAACGTAAACCTCGGAGAAAACGAGGTACACCAATCACAGTGGCCGAACTAACCTGCGAGTTGTGTAAAAAAGTATACAAGAATCCCAACAGCCTAAGGGATCACATGAAACTCCATACAAACAACCGTACAAAGAACTACACTTGTGACAGATGTgggaaaatgttttacaataaagGCACCCTTACATCCCACATTATGTCGCACGATCAGATCCGGCCGCACACGTGCAAGATCTGCAACAAGTCGTTTTTATTTCCAAACATGTTACGCAGACACGTTGACATGCATTCAGGGATCA
It encodes:
- the LOC106715610 gene encoding zinc finger protein 675, yielding MANIDQTHCRFCAETKASNKLINLVKDREKYEEILHKLTVLNAVYVDFSNNNNNLLPKTICLVCYESLNKAIDFLEKVKRSQEVLINLFITNDCTKTDISDDDRMGFDDYGLPESVGETSPLIKQEVSYPENAKVVLNLDNITYNVLEVKEELKVEETDKAPENVSESPSNVEFDNTLNVQDLLGATICNVPYESDLTIYAKEVTDTRKRIVPLWKDYPWICAHCNMEFLDLPSLRSHSKIAHGKCNAFVCFDCKSYVKSDFESFLKHVRRHRRRLRKRCHYCDAYMSEDLLSTHVAQHLVKLQVPCDLCGEILKNEEALQKHLGDYNSMKPKRKPRRKRGTPITVAELTCELCKKVYKNPNSLRDHMKLHTNNRTKNYTCDRCGKMFYNKGTLTSHIMSHDQIRPHTCKICNKSFLFPNMLRRHVDMHSGIKPFSCEECGRGFRLLYQLNAHKIIHTDAMPYVCEYCNKAFRFRQILKNHERQHTGAKPYACQICGMEFTNWSNYNKHMKRRHNTDTSKKKITPEGVFPVNPQTGQIVQFTDPDTEEWKNKIMKPGKRGKKKLIKEESGS